One part of the Mariniblastus fucicola genome encodes these proteins:
- a CDS encoding alpha/beta hydrolase family protein, with product MKTILSFAILIFACCPTFAQNAAETWNGAMTYEGDKEIRMRLELNPKANGKFSGKLVYLEPANAEIVLDEVVRDAASLSFEFEYEKSFNKFDGKLDANSGKFSGIFMTAKGVVSAGFPLEFTKTTADEPAVDEPTEIWKGVLDAGIAKLRLQLEMTPDADGWKAKLISIDQGNAEMVPDSITRDEDSLSFEIRKLAVKYEGKIDAEAGTIEGTFVQAGQSMPLKFEKGEKAKPTTHIQTWQGTMDAGGRKFDFQFRVFQDEDEKLSAKLDSYSERIFGLSCTVEHGADGTITVEVPISKALYVGTLSDDMQTIDGKWKQAGGEFDLKLTQVSLDETRPPKAPERPQTPKGPFPYRVREMIFENSAADIKLAATLTVPKEKDKPPVAILINGSGPQDRDESIADHKPFWVVADHLSRNGIAVFRYDERGVGRSTGTFEGATSADLATDVEAAIDYLKGRRDVDPTRIILIGHSEGGLLAPMIAARRDDVAGVVLLAPPGVNGVKVVINQSRLIAEASGTADEEELQMQEKILELAFELLKSQPETNDDFYEQFEAKTAEVMGEDAEKFELVPEIEVAVRQLDTPWFRYFAKYEPGPALEKTKCPTLVLIGEKDLQVDPKLNLPPIKAALAKSGNQDVTIEQLSGLNHLFQTCESGSPSEYMAIEQTFAPKALKEISQWINKRFAD from the coding sequence ATGAAAACCATCCTCTCGTTTGCAATTCTGATTTTCGCCTGCTGCCCCACATTTGCACAAAATGCGGCCGAAACCTGGAACGGCGCAATGACTTACGAAGGCGACAAGGAAATCCGGATGCGGCTGGAGCTGAATCCGAAAGCCAACGGAAAGTTTTCCGGCAAACTGGTTTACCTTGAGCCCGCCAATGCGGAAATCGTTCTGGATGAAGTTGTCCGGGACGCAGCGTCGCTGTCTTTCGAGTTCGAGTACGAGAAATCTTTCAACAAGTTTGACGGCAAGCTCGACGCGAACTCCGGCAAGTTCAGCGGCATTTTCATGACAGCCAAAGGAGTCGTCAGCGCGGGGTTTCCGCTGGAATTCACCAAGACCACTGCCGATGAACCCGCTGTCGATGAACCAACGGAAATCTGGAAAGGCGTGCTCGACGCCGGGATTGCGAAGCTGCGTTTGCAATTGGAGATGACTCCGGATGCAGACGGCTGGAAAGCAAAACTGATCTCCATCGATCAGGGCAACGCGGAAATGGTACCGGACTCGATCACACGCGATGAAGATTCTCTGTCTTTCGAAATCAGGAAACTGGCCGTCAAATACGAAGGAAAAATCGATGCAGAAGCAGGGACCATTGAAGGAACCTTTGTGCAAGCCGGTCAGTCGATGCCGCTAAAGTTTGAGAAAGGCGAGAAGGCAAAACCGACGACACACATTCAGACCTGGCAAGGAACAATGGATGCCGGTGGCAGGAAGTTCGATTTTCAGTTCCGAGTTTTCCAGGACGAAGACGAGAAGCTTTCTGCCAAGCTCGATTCCTACTCCGAGAGAATCTTTGGACTCAGTTGCACGGTCGAGCATGGTGCCGATGGTACGATCACCGTCGAAGTTCCGATCTCGAAAGCACTCTACGTCGGCACGCTGTCGGATGACATGCAAACGATCGACGGCAAGTGGAAGCAGGCCGGCGGCGAGTTCGATCTGAAGCTGACTCAAGTTTCGCTCGATGAAACCCGGCCTCCGAAAGCTCCGGAGCGACCGCAAACGCCCAAGGGGCCGTTTCCGTATCGAGTCAGAGAAATGATTTTCGAAAACTCCGCTGCCGACATCAAACTGGCCGCGACGCTGACCGTGCCGAAAGAAAAAGACAAGCCTCCGGTTGCGATTCTGATCAACGGTTCTGGCCCGCAGGATCGCGATGAATCGATTGCCGATCACAAACCGTTTTGGGTCGTCGCCGATCATCTTTCGCGAAACGGCATCGCAGTTTTTCGCTACGACGAGCGTGGCGTCGGCAGGTCTACGGGCACTTTCGAAGGCGCAACTTCGGCGGATCTTGCGACCGACGTGGAAGCCGCGATCGACTACCTCAAGGGGCGACGCGATGTGGATCCAACCCGAATCATCCTGATCGGTCACAGCGAAGGCGGTTTGCTGGCACCGATGATCGCTGCACGTCGCGACGACGTTGCGGGCGTTGTTCTTCTCGCGCCGCCGGGCGTCAATGGAGTGAAAGTCGTGATCAATCAAAGCCGCTTGATCGCGGAAGCTTCCGGAACCGCCGACGAAGAGGAACTTCAGATGCAGGAGAAGATTCTCGAACTCGCGTTTGAGCTGCTGAAGTCTCAACCGGAAACAAACGATGACTTTTACGAACAGTTCGAAGCGAAAACAGCCGAAGTCATGGGCGAAGACGCGGAAAAGTTCGAACTGGTTCCCGAAATCGAGGTCGCCGTTCGCCAACTCGACACGCCGTGGTTTCGCTACTTTGCAAAATACGAGCCCGGGCCGGCGTTGGAGAAAACAAAGTGCCCGACTCTGGTTTTAATCGGGGAAAAAGACCTACAGGTGGATCCGAAATTGAATCTGCCTCCGATCAAAGCGGCCTTGGCCAAATCAGGCAATCAAGATGTGACGATCGAGCAGCTTTCCGGGCTAAATCATCTGTTTCAGACTTGCGAATCCGGATCGCCCAGTGAGTACATGGCGATCGAACAGACGTTTGCACCGAAAGCCCTGAAAGAGATCTCCCAGTGGATCAACAAGCGGTTTGCTGATTAG
- a CDS encoding sensor histidine kinase, whose product MSYRGIKRVLGESRLERKIRILFGTCLLALTAGSFWWVSKITENLIRENTREKAQSLATDSFLRTHLRAVKFHESLEGKSSRDLVDLLAREGEAKTSVETLVLDDRFRRNELPATVSTDPNEIERLKSLSKVAIAFQQRANWSRLFGDLENPESISLEPDARETDDFTFGQNYVFYKPVTFNSVCIECHGVVPKDPDDILLADLDRKMGESEGDDVKWVEYEKSQLAPPMFMRVTLDNKQAKDAITDSRAILISVAITTVVLAVAAIWLIVRYVIVKPLKHLTEVADQVRDGKLNERANLKTGDEFEALSRSFNKMLHNLMDWQAALQDVNEDLDKKVDEQAQLNLKLYEMNQVKSEFLANMSHELRTPLNSIIGFSEVLEAGELKPKQLRFASNIKKSGRLLLDLINDVLDLAKLEAGMMEVRPTEFSINQLCDQMGDMVRPLAEKKSIKLVYAGDDDFEPVFQDKIKVRQLLTNLLSNAIKFTPEGGKIRFSATRVANDMLSLQVSDTGVGIAESDQEIIFEKFRQGPSAIGSDALTREVSGTGLGLSIVKELCILLGGKISLESQVGKGSTFTVVIPWRLKVLPRIQSEIKQTVDEMVKTQRIDFARANLTPQPPEAATEEVGFND is encoded by the coding sequence ATGTCCTATCGAGGTATCAAACGTGTTCTTGGCGAGTCCCGACTGGAGCGGAAAATCCGCATCCTGTTTGGTACCTGTTTACTTGCGCTGACGGCAGGTTCTTTCTGGTGGGTCAGCAAGATCACAGAGAATTTGATCCGTGAGAATACTCGCGAGAAAGCTCAAAGCCTGGCAACGGATTCTTTCTTGCGAACGCACTTGCGTGCCGTGAAGTTTCATGAGAGTCTTGAAGGAAAGTCTTCGCGGGATCTTGTCGATTTGCTCGCCAGGGAAGGTGAGGCAAAGACGTCAGTGGAAACTTTGGTGCTGGATGATCGATTCAGACGAAATGAGCTGCCAGCCACCGTTTCGACCGATCCGAATGAGATCGAAAGATTGAAAAGCCTTTCAAAGGTTGCCATAGCGTTCCAGCAGCGTGCCAACTGGTCACGGCTTTTTGGAGACCTGGAGAACCCGGAGTCCATTTCGCTGGAACCGGATGCACGGGAAACAGACGATTTTACGTTTGGTCAGAACTACGTTTTCTACAAGCCCGTGACTTTCAACTCGGTTTGCATCGAGTGTCATGGCGTTGTACCAAAAGATCCTGACGACATTCTGTTGGCAGACCTGGATCGCAAAATGGGCGAGTCCGAAGGCGACGACGTCAAATGGGTGGAATATGAAAAGAGCCAGCTTGCTCCGCCGATGTTTATGCGGGTCACGCTGGACAACAAACAGGCGAAAGATGCGATTACCGACAGTCGCGCCATTTTGATCTCGGTCGCCATCACGACGGTCGTTCTAGCTGTCGCAGCGATTTGGCTGATCGTTCGCTACGTGATCGTGAAGCCACTGAAGCACCTGACCGAAGTCGCTGACCAGGTCCGTGATGGAAAGCTGAACGAGCGTGCGAATTTGAAAACCGGCGACGAGTTCGAAGCGTTGTCGCGGTCGTTCAACAAGATGCTGCACAATCTGATGGATTGGCAGGCGGCGTTGCAGGATGTGAACGAAGACCTGGACAAGAAAGTCGACGAGCAGGCTCAGCTAAACCTGAAGCTTTACGAGATGAACCAGGTGAAGAGCGAATTCCTGGCCAACATGAGCCACGAGCTTCGCACGCCACTCAACAGCATTATCGGTTTCTCGGAAGTTCTCGAAGCCGGTGAACTTAAACCAAAGCAGTTGCGATTTGCTTCGAACATCAAAAAGTCCGGAAGGTTGCTGTTGGATCTGATCAATGATGTGTTGGACCTCGCGAAGCTTGAAGCCGGGATGATGGAAGTTCGCCCAACCGAGTTTTCAATCAATCAGCTCTGTGATCAGATGGGCGATATGGTCCGTCCGCTTGCGGAAAAGAAAAGCATCAAGCTGGTGTATGCGGGCGACGACGATTTCGAGCCTGTTTTTCAGGACAAGATCAAGGTTCGACAGCTGTTGACGAACCTGCTTTCCAACGCGATCAAGTTTACGCCCGAGGGTGGAAAGATCCGATTTTCCGCGACGCGAGTGGCCAATGACATGCTCTCACTGCAAGTCAGCGACACGGGAGTCGGCATCGCGGAATCAGATCAGGAAATCATCTTCGAGAAGTTTCGCCAGGGACCGTCGGCGATCGGCAGTGACGCGTTAACACGCGAAGTTTCGGGCACCGGCTTGGGGCTTTCGATCGTCAAGGAACTGTGCATTTTGCTCGGCGGCAAGATTTCACTCGAAAGCCAGGTCGGCAAAGGCAGTACGTTTACGGTCGTGATTCCGTGGCGTTTAAAAGTACTTCCGCGGATCCAGTCGGAGATCAAACAGACGGTCGATGAGATGGTGAAGACGCAGCGAATCGATTTTGCCCGCGCAAACTTGACGCCTCAACCGCCCGAAGCTGCGACTGAAGAAGTTGGGTTTAACGATTGA
- a CDS encoding Gfo/Idh/MocA family protein — protein MNTNRRNFLRTMGAGAAAVTIAVPGKQLWAANVNEEINIGFISCGGRSRGLMGQFSKVEGVNIGAVCDPDEDRMKQVLETYPKAKTFTDMRELFADPEIDAVVIATCNHWHCLAAIWAMEAGKHVYVEKPLSHTQWEGEQTVAAARRYGKVCQIGTQQRSDPMQAEIKKFLHEDKALGEIKAARVNRYGVRGSVGKRDTPLEIPKNVNYDLWLGPAQEEPIYRKNLHYDWHWDWNTGSGEMGNWGVHVLDDVRNNIFQDSVTVPKRIFGGGGRVLWNDAADSPNVHFVYFDTGSIPVVIGLSNLPDKKGGKRSPKMGGPSSGYVAYCEGGRFEGRRAGGIARDRDGKVIREFKGNSGDVLHQKNFIDAVRANDSSTLNAEIQVGHDSTGWCNFANIAFMCGEKFDRADADLVKQSTWKTLLKQTDEHLAAHGLSLDDDAIKLSPMLNLNAEGQFVGDNADVANKLLKREYRAGYEVPEIAMAEAK, from the coding sequence ATGAACACAAACCGACGAAATTTCCTCCGCACGATGGGTGCCGGAGCCGCTGCCGTAACGATTGCCGTTCCCGGAAAACAGCTTTGGGCTGCCAACGTGAACGAAGAAATCAATATTGGATTCATCAGTTGCGGTGGACGTTCCCGCGGCTTGATGGGGCAATTTTCGAAAGTCGAAGGCGTGAATATCGGAGCCGTTTGCGACCCGGACGAAGATCGCATGAAGCAGGTTTTGGAAACGTATCCGAAAGCCAAAACCTTCACCGACATGCGAGAGCTGTTTGCGGATCCGGAAATCGACGCTGTCGTGATCGCGACCTGCAATCACTGGCACTGCCTGGCCGCGATCTGGGCGATGGAAGCCGGCAAACATGTTTACGTTGAGAAGCCTTTGTCGCACACGCAATGGGAAGGTGAACAAACCGTTGCAGCGGCGCGGCGTTACGGAAAGGTCTGCCAGATCGGAACGCAGCAACGTAGCGATCCAATGCAGGCCGAAATCAAAAAGTTTCTGCACGAGGACAAAGCGCTCGGTGAGATCAAAGCGGCGCGTGTGAATCGATACGGAGTTCGCGGGTCGGTTGGCAAGCGTGACACGCCGCTGGAAATTCCGAAGAACGTCAACTACGACCTGTGGCTTGGCCCGGCTCAGGAAGAACCGATCTATCGCAAAAATTTGCACTACGATTGGCATTGGGACTGGAACACGGGTTCCGGCGAAATGGGCAACTGGGGCGTGCATGTGCTGGACGATGTTCGCAACAACATCTTCCAGGATTCGGTCACGGTTCCGAAACGAATTTTCGGCGGCGGCGGTCGCGTGCTCTGGAACGATGCAGCGGATTCGCCAAACGTGCACTTCGTGTACTTCGATACGGGTTCGATTCCGGTTGTGATTGGGCTGTCGAATCTGCCGGACAAAAAAGGTGGCAAGCGAAGCCCGAAAATGGGCGGCCCATCCAGCGGATATGTTGCTTACTGTGAAGGCGGTCGTTTCGAAGGTCGCCGCGCCGGTGGTATTGCTCGTGATCGCGACGGCAAAGTCATTCGCGAGTTCAAAGGCAACAGCGGAGATGTGCTGCATCAAAAGAATTTCATCGATGCTGTTCGAGCCAATGATTCTTCGACGCTCAACGCAGAAATTCAGGTTGGTCACGACAGTACTGGTTGGTGCAATTTCGCCAACATCGCGTTCATGTGCGGTGAGAAGTTCGATCGAGCCGACGCGGACTTGGTCAAGCAAAGTACCTGGAAAACGTTGCTCAAGCAGACCGATGAGCACCTTGCGGCTCACGGCCTTTCGCTCGACGATGATGCGATCAAGCTCAGTCCGATGTTAAACCTGAATGCTGAAGGCCAGTTTGTTGGCGATAACGCTGACGTGGCGAACAAGCTGCTCAAGCGTGAGTATCGCGCGGGCTATGAGGTGCCAGAAATCGCAATGGCCGAAGCGAAGTAG
- a CDS encoding HNH endonuclease, protein MVAQVLQRPTLVLNRNWQPVNVASVARALVLVWNESAKVVDPLNYQLYEWDDWSQLNPVNDEPFIQAVSQRICVPEVITLTRFSKLPSATVPFSRRNLFKRDRYTCQYCNKRPRQDELTIDHVVPRSHGGQSTWENCVLACIECNHRKADRTPKQANLKIKHEPVRPKWNPVYSRYETRHESWAKFISDAYWNAELEE, encoded by the coding sequence ATGGTAGCGCAAGTGCTACAGCGGCCGACGCTTGTTTTGAACCGCAACTGGCAGCCAGTAAATGTGGCTTCCGTCGCGCGGGCTTTGGTACTGGTATGGAACGAGTCCGCCAAGGTGGTCGATCCGCTTAACTACCAACTGTATGAATGGGATGACTGGTCACAGCTTAACCCCGTCAACGACGAACCTTTCATCCAGGCGGTTTCGCAACGGATCTGTGTTCCCGAAGTGATCACGCTGACCCGGTTCAGCAAACTGCCTTCTGCGACAGTTCCGTTCAGTCGACGCAACCTGTTCAAGCGTGACCGTTACACGTGCCAGTATTGCAACAAGCGGCCTCGCCAGGATGAGCTGACGATCGACCACGTTGTACCTCGCTCGCACGGCGGACAGTCAACCTGGGAGAACTGCGTGTTGGCTTGCATCGAGTGCAATCATCGAAAGGCGGATCGAACTCCAAAGCAGGCGAACCTGAAGATCAAGCATGAGCCTGTTCGTCCGAAATGGAACCCGGTCTACTCTCGCTATGAAACGCGGCACGAAAGCTGGGCCAAGTTCATCAGCGACGCCTATTGGAACGCTGAGCTTGAAGAATAG
- a CDS encoding UbiA-like polyprenyltransferase: protein MAAHGHVDLQSQLEVLPPYLQSQSSKPRSKNLLTQLKKLLEMIRFSHTIFALPFALLAALMAWVAPVGDAPEVKFNWFHLVGILICMIGARSAAMAFNRLVDRKIDALNPRTAKRHLPAGELSVASVTTFTIGSSLIYFLGMMLFLPNWLPLVLSVPVLLVLFGYSYTKRFTPLAHFWLGLALMLAPICAWVAIRGLVVMNNPADVTPAVLIGLAVLFWVAGFDMIYACQDFEYDKQKGLKSIPVMLGVSGALRLAAVCHAVMIGLLVALPLASKLIGPDLQLGVVYWIGVAAVAGLLIYEHSLVRPNDLDRVNLAFFNVNAVVSVGLFVVVAIDLLAI, encoded by the coding sequence GTGGCAGCACATGGACATGTCGATTTGCAATCGCAGCTGGAAGTCTTGCCACCTTACCTCCAGTCGCAATCTTCAAAACCGCGAAGCAAGAACTTGCTAACTCAACTTAAAAAACTGCTGGAGATGATCCGCTTCAGCCACACGATCTTCGCGTTACCTTTTGCGTTACTCGCGGCGTTGATGGCTTGGGTGGCCCCGGTTGGTGATGCGCCGGAAGTAAAGTTCAACTGGTTTCACCTTGTTGGAATTTTGATTTGCATGATCGGTGCCAGAAGTGCCGCGATGGCGTTTAACCGATTGGTAGACCGAAAGATCGACGCGCTCAATCCGAGGACAGCGAAACGCCATCTGCCGGCGGGTGAGCTGAGTGTCGCTTCGGTGACGACTTTCACGATTGGATCGTCGTTGATCTACTTTCTTGGAATGATGCTGTTTCTTCCCAACTGGTTGCCGTTAGTACTTTCGGTTCCGGTGCTGCTGGTTCTGTTTGGCTACAGCTATACAAAACGCTTTACTCCACTGGCACATTTTTGGCTGGGGCTGGCGTTGATGCTGGCTCCGATATGCGCTTGGGTTGCGATTCGCGGGCTGGTGGTGATGAACAATCCAGCCGACGTTACCCCTGCGGTTTTGATTGGCCTGGCTGTTCTGTTTTGGGTGGCTGGCTTTGACATGATTTACGCCTGTCAGGACTTTGAATACGACAAGCAAAAAGGTCTCAAGAGCATCCCGGTGATGTTGGGCGTTTCAGGAGCCCTGCGTCTGGCAGCGGTTTGTCACGCGGTGATGATCGGACTGCTGGTGGCTTTGCCGCTGGCGTCAAAATTGATCGGCCCGGATTTGCAGCTAGGTGTCGTCTATTGGATTGGCGTTGCGGCAGTCGCGGGCTTGTTGATCTATGAACATTCTTTGGTGCGACCAAATGACCTGGACCGTGTCAATCTTGCGTTTTTTAACGTCAATGCCGTGGTCAGTGTTGGGTTATTCGTGGTCGTGGCGATAGACTTGTTGGCGATCTGA
- the mqnE gene encoding aminofutalosine synthase MqnE yields MIHTVHPKLNPIREKVEAGERLTLDDGLLMYDPEVPVNDLGQLANLVRERKNGNKAYYNINTHLNATNVCVYRCIFCAFRSDLRSDKGYAMNDAQILARGKEAVENGCTELHVVGGLHHQRKFEWYRDLLKIIHDEYPKLHLKAWTAVEINWFEFLTKRPTAEILEELREAGLGSMPGGGAEIFHPEVRDQICEHKADGNNWIHIHRTAHNLGIRTNCTMLYGHVEKPLHRIDHLMRLRELQDETGGFQTFIPLAFHPENTGLDHIKKPSAVEDLRTMAISRLMLDNIDHMKAYWIMLGIGTAQTALSYGADDLDGTVRHELIYHDAGATTPEFLSVEKLENLIREAGREPVERDTIYRKVIRNSSDPTDWQIGEEVEVAV; encoded by the coding sequence ATGATTCACACCGTTCATCCAAAACTGAATCCCATTCGCGAAAAAGTCGAAGCCGGCGAACGCCTGACGCTCGACGACGGTTTGCTGATGTACGATCCGGAAGTCCCCGTCAACGACCTGGGGCAGCTTGCCAATCTGGTTCGCGAACGCAAGAACGGCAACAAAGCCTACTACAACATCAACACGCACCTCAACGCAACAAACGTCTGCGTTTACCGTTGTATCTTTTGTGCGTTCCGTAGCGATTTGCGTAGCGACAAAGGCTACGCGATGAACGACGCACAGATTTTGGCTCGCGGAAAAGAAGCCGTCGAAAACGGATGTACCGAACTGCATGTTGTTGGTGGCTTGCATCACCAACGCAAGTTCGAGTGGTATCGCGATCTGTTGAAAATCATCCACGACGAGTATCCGAAACTGCATCTCAAAGCCTGGACTGCGGTCGAGATTAACTGGTTCGAGTTTCTGACGAAGCGGCCGACGGCTGAAATTCTGGAAGAGCTTCGCGAAGCAGGACTTGGCAGCATGCCTGGTGGTGGAGCAGAGATCTTTCATCCGGAAGTCCGCGATCAGATTTGCGAACACAAAGCCGACGGCAACAACTGGATCCACATTCACCGAACGGCTCACAATCTTGGTATCCGCACGAACTGCACGATGCTCTATGGACATGTCGAAAAGCCACTGCATCGAATCGATCACCTGATGCGCTTGCGAGAGCTGCAGGACGAAACGGGCGGATTTCAGACCTTCATCCCGCTGGCCTTCCATCCAGAGAACACCGGGTTGGATCACATCAAGAAACCAAGTGCTGTCGAAGACTTGCGCACCATGGCGATAAGCCGTTTGATGCTGGACAACATCGACCACATGAAGGCTTACTGGATCATGTTGGGCATCGGTACAGCGCAGACCGCTCTTTCTTACGGTGCTGATGACCTGGATGGAACCGTTCGGCATGAGCTGATCTATCACGATGCGGGCGCAACGACGCCTGAGTTCCTCTCGGTTGAGAAGCTTGAGAACCTGATCCGCGAAGCCGGTCGCGAGCCTGTTGAACGCGACACGATCTATCGTAAAGTCATCCGTAACAGCAGCGATCCCACGGACTGGCAGATCGGTGAAGAAGTCGAAGTCGCCGTTTAG
- a CDS encoding undecaprenyl-phosphate glucose phosphotransferase, with the protein MKKQTDNHCRQEAVSPSLTLKLLDAISIVGGLWLLVRFVPEFNSKSTIVVSLIAIGLFNIFAEVVGLYRRWHGLGFFKEIGCAGLSWAMTIASLTLLGRFSVYSTEISGPAIVWWYFLTLAIALSVRVVIRWFRRYQASRGIGTRKFAVVGINDLGIQLTENVIATPDLRMTFSGFYDDRPVDRLKKLPAPIDRNEGKIDSLVESAKSGEIQVIFITLPMRAEDRIRSIIGELTDTTASVYIVPDLFVFQMLNSRWTDIQGLPVVSVFENPLFGVDGFLKRLLDVSVASLALMIVGIPMLMIAAAVKLTSKGPILFKQKRYGLDGKQIDVWKFRSMKVCENGDKVVQAKKNDSRLTPIGGFIRKSSLDELPQIFNVLSGQMSLVGPRPHATAHNEYYRKEIEGYMLRHKVKPGMTGLAQVNGCRGETETIDKMEARIKFDHKYIRDWSIWLDLKIMFKTLFVVFSRQNAY; encoded by the coding sequence ATGAAAAAGCAAACTGACAATCACTGCCGCCAGGAAGCCGTCTCCCCATCGCTGACTTTGAAACTGCTTGATGCGATTTCGATCGTCGGCGGGTTGTGGCTGTTGGTCCGTTTCGTTCCCGAGTTCAACAGCAAGTCCACGATCGTGGTTTCGTTGATCGCGATTGGCCTGTTCAACATTTTCGCCGAGGTCGTTGGGCTGTACCGCCGTTGGCACGGACTGGGATTCTTCAAGGAGATCGGATGCGCTGGGTTATCGTGGGCGATGACAATTGCCTCGCTGACATTGTTGGGACGCTTCAGCGTTTACTCCACAGAGATTTCCGGTCCGGCGATCGTATGGTGGTACTTTCTAACTCTCGCGATTGCACTCTCGGTACGCGTCGTAATCCGCTGGTTCCGTCGTTATCAGGCAAGCCGCGGAATCGGTACCCGCAAGTTCGCCGTCGTCGGAATCAACGATCTCGGTATACAACTGACCGAAAACGTAATTGCGACTCCTGACTTGCGAATGACGTTTTCAGGATTCTATGACGACCGACCGGTGGATCGTTTGAAGAAACTTCCCGCGCCGATTGATCGCAACGAAGGAAAGATTGACTCGCTGGTTGAGTCCGCCAAATCTGGCGAGATTCAGGTCATTTTCATCACGCTGCCGATGCGAGCCGAAGACAGAATTCGATCGATCATCGGAGAGCTGACTGATACGACGGCTTCGGTCTACATCGTTCCCGACCTGTTCGTTTTCCAGATGCTGAACTCACGCTGGACCGACATCCAGGGCTTGCCGGTCGTTAGCGTTTTCGAAAATCCGCTCTTCGGCGTCGACGGCTTTCTGAAACGATTGCTGGATGTTTCGGTGGCGTCGCTGGCGTTGATGATCGTCGGTATTCCGATGCTGATGATTGCGGCCGCGGTGAAGCTGACGTCGAAAGGTCCGATTCTGTTCAAGCAAAAACGGTATGGGCTTGATGGCAAGCAGATCGATGTGTGGAAGTTCCGCAGCATGAAGGTTTGCGAGAATGGCGATAAAGTCGTCCAGGCGAAAAAGAACGATTCGAGACTGACTCCGATCGGTGGCTTCATCCGCAAGTCATCTCTCGATGAACTGCCGCAGATTTTCAACGTGCTATCTGGCCAGATGTCGCTGGTCGGACCACGTCCGCATGCGACCGCTCATAACGAGTACTATCGCAAGGAAATCGAGGGCTACATGTTGCGTCACAAAGTCAAACCTGGCATGACGGGACTGGCTCAGGTCAACGGCTGCCGCGGCGAAACCGAAACGATTGACAAAATGGAAGCCCGAATCAAGTTCGACCACAAATACATTCGTGATTGGTCGATCTGGTTGGATCTGAAGATCATGTTCAAGACGCTGTTTGTAGTGTTCTCGCGACAAAACGCGTATTAG